Proteins found in one Flavobacteriales bacterium genomic segment:
- a CDS encoding (Fe-S)-binding protein, producing the protein MAEMAERGEQPDVLFFVGCAGSIDDRYIRVTQDFVRILTKVGIKFAVLGTEETCTGDPARRAGNEFLFQMQAMTNIEIMNAYDVKKIVTACPHCFNTLKNEYPDLGGNYEVVHHSTYLQQLINEGKLVVEGGESFKGKKITFHDSCYLGRGNEIYEAPRSVLERLDADLVEMKRAKSRGLCCGAGGAQMFKDPEKGDKDINIERSEEAIETGSDIIATACPFCMTMMTDGVKHFKKEESVEVMDITELVVKAGDF; encoded by the coding sequence ATGGCAGAAATGGCAGAAAGAGGTGAGCAGCCAGATGTTTTATTCTTTGTTGGTTGTGCTGGGTCCATTGATGATAGATACATCAGGGTGACGCAAGATTTCGTAAGAATACTTACTAAAGTTGGTATTAAGTTTGCCGTTCTTGGGACAGAAGAAACATGTACTGGGGATCCTGCAAGAAGAGCTGGTAATGAGTTCTTGTTTCAAATGCAAGCAATGACAAATATTGAAATAATGAATGCTTACGATGTAAAAAAGATCGTTACAGCATGTCCGCATTGCTTTAATACATTGAAAAATGAATATCCTGATTTAGGTGGTAATTACGAAGTCGTTCATCATTCAACATATTTACAGCAATTGATTAATGAAGGAAAACTTGTTGTAGAAGGAGGAGAGTCGTTTAAAGGAAAGAAAATAACATTCCATGACTCCTGTTACTTAGGCCGAGGAAATGAGATATATGAAGCTCCTAGGTCAGTTTTAGAACGACTAGATGCTGATCTTGTTGAGATGAAAAGAGCTAAAAGTAGAGGGTTGTGCTGTGGTGCAGGTGGTGCTCAAATGTTCAAGGATCCTGAAAAAGGAGATAAGGATATTAATATAGAAAGATCAGAAGAGGCTATTGAGACAGGCAGCGATATTATTGCTACGGCATGTCCTTTCTGTATGACAATGATGACAGATGGTGTTAAGCATTTCAAAAAAGAAGAGTCAGTTGAAGTTATGGATATCACCGAACTGGTTGTAAAAGCAGGAGATTTCTAG
- a CDS encoding (Fe-S)-binding protein: protein MTKQIAFFAFMALGLGLFSYTIMRLISFFKITQGGYVLDNVNERITTTLKVAFGQTKILRKPMIGFLHALVYWGFMVITVGTGEMVVDGMLGTERILGVLGPVYDFITWSGDVFAAIIVVACVIFLARRHIITIKRFSGVEMTKGSTIDATIALLMITFLMVSLIGMNMGYLKIAGNDLVGSYPISSMLLGLIDSMSHEGQEFFFEFNWWAHIVLVFTFLNILPYSKHFHVIMSIPNVFFTKMGPLTHLNNMPHITKEVRIMMELDEEVEGGDDDEEMKFGIKDIEDVSWKDFANSLTCTQCGRCTDVCPANITGKLLSPRKIMVDTRRRMNDKGPGLAKDPEYSDDKSLVGVEYITPEELWACTTCNACVQECPVNIDHVTMIIDMRRNLVMEAAEAPQSFNEMFSNIENNGAPWSFAQEDRMKWAEDITIN from the coding sequence ATGACTAAACAGATAGCGTTCTTCGCATTTATGGCATTAGGGCTTGGTTTATTCTCTTATACAATAATGAGATTAATCTCATTTTTCAAAATAACTCAAGGTGGTTATGTATTGGACAATGTGAACGAGCGTATTACTACAACTCTTAAAGTAGCTTTTGGGCAAACAAAGATTTTAAGAAAACCTATGATTGGGTTTTTGCATGCCTTAGTCTATTGGGGTTTTATGGTTATTACTGTTGGAACTGGTGAAATGGTTGTGGATGGTATGCTAGGAACAGAACGGATTTTAGGAGTCCTTGGACCCGTTTATGACTTTATCACATGGTCGGGAGATGTATTTGCTGCAATTATTGTTGTTGCATGCGTAATCTTTTTGGCTCGTCGCCATATTATAACTATCAAAAGGTTTAGTGGTGTGGAAATGACCAAAGGCTCTACAATAGATGCTACGATTGCCTTATTAATGATTACTTTTTTGATGGTATCCTTGATAGGGATGAATATGGGATATCTTAAAATAGCAGGCAACGACTTAGTGGGATCATATCCGATTAGTTCAATGTTGCTTGGATTGATAGATTCAATGTCTCATGAAGGGCAAGAGTTTTTCTTCGAATTCAATTGGTGGGCGCATATCGTATTAGTATTTACTTTCTTAAATATACTGCCTTATTCAAAGCATTTCCACGTAATCATGTCTATTCCAAATGTGTTCTTTACGAAAATGGGTCCTTTAACTCATTTGAACAACATGCCACACATTACTAAGGAAGTTCGAATAATGATGGAACTGGATGAAGAGGTAGAAGGTGGAGATGATGATGAGGAAATGAAATTCGGAATTAAAGATATTGAAGATGTAAGCTGGAAAGATTTCGCAAATTCGCTTACATGTACACAATGTGGAAGATGTACGGATGTTTGTCCAGCAAATATTACGGGTAAACTATTGTCACCTAGAAAAATAATGGTGGATACTAGAAGAAGGATGAATGATAAAGGCCCTGGTTTAGCGAAAGATCCTGAATATTCAGATGATAAGAGCCTTGTAGGTGTTGAGTATATAACACCTGAAGAGTTATGGGCATGTACTACATGTAATGCATGCGTGCAAGAATGCCCAGTAAATATTGATCATGTTACAATGATAATTGACATGAGAAGGAACTTAGTAATGGAAGCTGCAGAAGCTCCTCAATCGTTTAATGAAATGTTTTCTAATATTGAAAATAACGGTGCTCCTTGGTCTTTTGCACAAGAGGATAGAATGAAGTGGGCAGAAGATATTACAATTAATTAA
- a CDS encoding MCE family protein: MKGKKEIKIGVTMVVAVALLIVGVNFMADKSWFSDQRILFAKYKRVDGLAAGNQVVLNGFKVGSVKDIAMDGTGKLVVKFVIHDKNLRIPRGTNAKIKGLGLMESKAIDLMFPELLTLEDSLSIEEISMPSISGEQDSAQDTGADMNLSIKESAYLGRYHISGDTLNSEIAKSLSDDVNDLVVPLKLKAENLIQSIDSVMVVVTAVLDKNARESLSESFVTIKRALHNLEKASINVDSMVYENRFQMKGIVDDTRYLTSSLKGNSGELSATIRNFRAISDSIADADITQTINNANDAFTEMTIMMNNINKGEGTLGKLLKDSVLYGNLEKASLDLDLLFKDMKDHPNRYVQVSVFGKKDKGQKKKVKEESRRSKKK, encoded by the coding sequence TTGAAAGGAAAAAAAGAAATAAAGATTGGTGTTACCATGGTGGTAGCAGTTGCACTGCTTATTGTAGGGGTGAATTTCATGGCCGATAAAAGCTGGTTCAGCGACCAACGCATCTTATTTGCAAAGTACAAGCGCGTAGACGGATTGGCTGCTGGTAATCAAGTTGTACTTAATGGTTTTAAGGTGGGTTCTGTTAAGGATATTGCCATGGATGGAACAGGCAAGTTGGTGGTGAAATTTGTTATACACGATAAGAACTTAAGAATCCCGAGAGGAACAAATGCAAAGATTAAGGGGCTTGGATTAATGGAAAGCAAAGCCATTGACTTGATGTTTCCTGAGTTACTCACTTTAGAAGACTCTCTCTCTATTGAAGAAATAAGCATGCCGTCAATATCTGGAGAACAGGACTCTGCACAGGATACTGGTGCTGATATGAACTTATCTATTAAGGAATCGGCATATTTGGGACGATATCATATATCTGGCGATACGTTAAATTCTGAAATTGCAAAGTCACTGTCGGATGATGTTAATGATTTAGTAGTCCCGTTGAAATTAAAAGCCGAGAATTTAATTCAGTCGATAGATTCTGTGATGGTTGTTGTAACAGCCGTTCTAGATAAAAATGCAAGGGAAAGTTTATCTGAAAGTTTTGTGACGATTAAAAGGGCACTTCATAATTTGGAAAAGGCTTCTATTAATGTGGATTCAATGGTATATGAGAATAGATTTCAAATGAAAGGAATCGTAGATGATACCAGGTATTTAACATCTAGTTTAAAAGGCAATAGTGGTGAATTATCTGCCACTATCAGGAATTTTAGAGCAATTAGCGATTCTATTGCTGACGCGGACATAACGCAAACAATAAATAATGCAAATGATGCCTTTACGGAGATGACAATAATGATGAATAACATAAATAAAGGAGAGGGAACTCTTGGTAAACTTCTAAAGGATTCAGTTCTTTACGGAAATTTAGAAAAGGCGTCTTTGGATCTTGATTTATTATTCAAAGACATGAAAGATCATCCTAATAGATATGTACAGGTTTCTGTATTTGGGAAGAAGGATAAAGGACAGAAAAAGAAGGTAAAGGAGGAATCAAGAAGAAGTAAAAAAAAGTAA
- a CDS encoding N-acetylmuramoyl-L-alanine amidase: protein MPTIRIAALLICLGLFGTACFMPKLVIAGGINTVIIDAGHGGKDPGAVGSLVKEKEIALGVALKLGHYIETKLEGVKVVYTRKTDIFPTLQQRATIANENNGDLFISIHVNSGPAAAHGTETLVMGTNEGRNMAAIRENSVVLLEENYKDNYDGFDPNAPETEIIFSLYQSQHISQSVYFAAKVEDQFKNRAGRKSRGVKRQGLLVLYKTAMPGVLIETGFLSNLAEQKYLMSTKGQDYIASAIFRAFRDYKAEVEGVDVSSFVKEVKARVVEVKVVKKEPLVVEDIIEKPIEEKAVEVIADKQEKVSQNTEELAEVKSEITALADTIIREKGIETESIQKNKTEKSPAQGSIEDSVEKENKGIADVESLKLENKDEIQVKKEVLDLVKSADQKSGNVVHKSLGSETVSVDDVIDVPLVIDEDIKETKREEVDMELKAKPELRFRVQVRSSTNLVELIPDNFNGLTKIGIYVDKGVNKFVYGSEDNIKAAVNLQNHAREVGFKGAFVVAFLGQERIDLSEAIELSKKAGN from the coding sequence ATGCCAACGATTCGCATAGCTGCTCTGTTAATTTGTCTTGGTCTCTTTGGGACGGCATGTTTCATGCCAAAATTAGTGATTGCTGGGGGGATAAACACAGTTATTATTGATGCCGGTCATGGAGGAAAAGATCCAGGTGCAGTAGGGAGTTTAGTAAAAGAAAAAGAAATTGCCTTAGGTGTGGCTTTGAAATTGGGTCATTACATCGAGACTAAGCTAGAAGGCGTCAAGGTCGTTTATACACGTAAAACGGATATTTTCCCTACGTTACAGCAGCGAGCCACAATTGCAAATGAGAATAATGGAGATCTGTTTATAAGTATTCACGTGAATTCGGGTCCAGCTGCGGCGCATGGAACCGAAACACTGGTTATGGGTACCAATGAAGGTCGGAATATGGCAGCTATACGTGAGAATTCTGTAGTTCTATTAGAAGAAAATTACAAGGATAATTACGATGGCTTTGATCCAAATGCTCCAGAAACGGAGATTATTTTTAGTCTTTATCAAAGTCAACACATTAGTCAGAGTGTGTATTTTGCCGCTAAAGTTGAAGATCAATTTAAAAATAGGGCAGGAAGGAAAAGTAGAGGTGTGAAAAGGCAGGGTCTATTAGTTCTCTACAAGACTGCTATGCCTGGAGTCTTAATTGAAACAGGATTTCTAAGCAACCTTGCTGAGCAAAAATACTTGATGTCTACAAAGGGACAGGATTATATAGCCTCCGCCATTTTCCGGGCATTTAGAGACTATAAGGCCGAGGTTGAAGGAGTAGATGTATCAAGTTTTGTTAAAGAGGTTAAAGCAAGAGTGGTTGAAGTGAAGGTGGTGAAAAAAGAGCCTCTCGTTGTGGAAGATATAATAGAGAAGCCTATCGAGGAAAAGGCTGTGGAGGTTATAGCTGATAAGCAAGAAAAAGTTTCGCAGAATACAGAAGAGTTAGCTGAAGTTAAAAGCGAAATTACTGCGCTCGCTGATACTATAATACGTGAGAAGGGTATTGAAACGGAATCTATTCAAAAGAACAAAACGGAAAAAAGTCCGGCTCAAGGGTCTATTGAAGATTCAGTTGAAAAAGAGAATAAAGGTATAGCGGATGTTGAATCCCTAAAGCTTGAAAATAAAGATGAAATTCAGGTTAAAAAAGAGGTGTTGGATCTAGTGAAAAGTGCGGATCAAAAATCCGGGAATGTTGTTCATAAATCATTGGGTAGTGAAACAGTTTCGGTTGATGATGTGATAGACGTGCCATTAGTAATTGATGAGGATATAAAAGAAACGAAGAGGGAGGAGGTCGATATGGAATTGAAAGCTAAGCCTGAACTGCGTTTTAGGGTTCAAGTGAGGTCGTCAACTAATCTTGTTGAATTGATTCCGGATAACTTTAATGGCCTGACTAAGATCGGAATTTATGTGGATAAAGGAGTGAATAAGTTTGTGTACGGAAGTGAGGATAATATCAAAGCTGCCGTAAATTTACAGAATCACGCAAGAGAAGTAGGGTTTAAGGGGGCTTTTGTAGTAGCTTTTTTAGGCCAGGAGAGAATAGATTTGTCTGAAGCTATTGAGCTGAGTAAGAAGGCTGGCAATTGA